One segment of Bacillus alkalisoli DNA contains the following:
- a CDS encoding LVIVD repeat-containing protein codes for MKKSKLLVNTTLAGAIVFSTFIPTAFAHDALDFEAGNKAGSAFTQEELNEMQLGFSSTGGKNVRFLTEAASLQIEPINGSQKNMADVYAYKGFAYTGTHTAGGGNGGVRVFDLKDPANPVEVATFANDIPFTWQEKVIVRSVNTPHFKGDLAVVSVQQTSRNNANRPDSIGGVLLYDVSDPYNPERLGFYELDRRITGTHELYLTTQGNRALLLTSSPYADFYTGGVEKDFQIIDVTNPTSPEKLWQFDPRVLPEVPESFDGYFWFVEEENRNRPVFNHSVITDNNGHYAYVSMWDLGTVIFDIRNPEEPVYLGRTSFESHVKGAAHSAALAKGGTILIETREVANPVGAGYEDAYGYTRIYDIKDKTNPVLLSQFTTELTFDVPESPAGRSTFAKTVHDPKVLGNTLYLSYYSGGVVHVDITNPSNPVEIGRYTPERSNVWGVFVDRNYVLASDMNSGLKVLLKNNAGGNKGGNQPTE; via the coding sequence GTGAAAAAAAGTAAACTACTCGTTAACACGACTTTAGCAGGAGCCATTGTATTTTCTACATTTATCCCAACTGCTTTTGCACATGATGCATTAGACTTTGAAGCAGGTAATAAGGCAGGTTCGGCATTTACACAGGAAGAACTAAATGAGATGCAATTAGGTTTCAGTTCCACTGGAGGTAAAAATGTTCGTTTCTTAACAGAAGCTGCTTCTTTACAAATTGAGCCAATTAATGGTTCCCAAAAGAATATGGCAGATGTGTATGCATATAAAGGTTTTGCTTATACAGGAACTCATACTGCTGGTGGAGGTAATGGCGGCGTTCGCGTTTTTGACTTAAAAGATCCAGCTAACCCTGTAGAAGTAGCGACGTTCGCTAACGACATTCCATTTACTTGGCAGGAAAAAGTTATCGTTAGATCCGTAAACACTCCTCACTTTAAAGGAGACTTAGCGGTAGTAAGTGTACAACAAACTAGCCGTAACAATGCTAATAGACCTGACAGTATTGGTGGGGTGCTCCTATACGATGTAAGTGATCCGTATAACCCTGAACGTCTTGGTTTTTACGAGCTTGATCGTCGTATTACTGGTACTCACGAATTATATTTAACAACACAAGGTAATCGTGCATTACTTTTAACTTCTAGTCCATATGCAGATTTTTACACTGGAGGAGTAGAAAAAGACTTCCAAATTATTGATGTTACAAATCCAACAAGTCCAGAGAAACTGTGGCAGTTTGATCCACGAGTACTTCCTGAAGTGCCAGAAAGCTTTGACGGTTACTTTTGGTTTGTAGAGGAAGAAAATAGAAACCGTCCAGTGTTTAATCATAGTGTAATTACAGATAACAACGGTCATTACGCATATGTATCTATGTGGGATTTAGGAACGGTTATTTTTGACATAAGAAATCCAGAAGAGCCAGTATACTTAGGTAGAACTAGTTTTGAAAGTCACGTAAAAGGCGCCGCTCACTCTGCTGCCCTTGCAAAAGGTGGAACAATCCTTATCGAAACACGTGAAGTGGCGAATCCTGTAGGTGCTGGTTATGAAGATGCGTATGGCTACACTCGTATTTATGATATTAAAGATAAAACGAACCCTGTTCTGTTAAGTCAATTTACGACAGAATTGACGTTTGATGTTCCTGAAAGTCCTGCTGGTCGTTCAACATTTGCAAAAACAGTACACGACCCTAAAGTCCTTGGAAACACACTTTACCTTTCCTACTACTCAGGTGGAGTTGTTCATGTTGACATTACAAACCCAAGCAACCCTGTTGAAATCGGTCGTTACACGCCAGAGCGCTCCAACGTTTGGGGAGTTTTCGTAGACAGAAACTATGTACTTGCTTCTGATATGAACAGTGGTTTGAAAGTTTTACTAAAAAACAATGCTGGTGGCAATAAAGGTGGAAATCAACCTACTGAATAA
- a CDS encoding DUF6359 domain-containing protein has product MQNSRFKQIFSVMIALFLVIGLITPASNSSAATTNSLTVAEAIANNTGKGTVVGYIVGTSRTGSSLGTGTFENFTVNTNVLIADTPSETDLNKMIPVQLPNNTIRTAVNLVDNPTNLGKKFSFTGNLALYFGVPGLRDLSGYEFIGDKDGTNPDPTPEPPGDEDPVVDAITVRQAIDNNSGTATVEGFIVGTRNDFEGPFTAATNIQIADHPHERALINTLPVQLTTGVIRNSLNLVDNPDLLGKKIRITGNLESYFTVPGLKSPTSFEILEDGDIPELIIPEVSLKEARGMIGQTVITEGVVNVDNNLLQPGRLSVYIQDEDAGIQLFAYQANRFPDIKEGDRVQVKGKVGVYNGVTQVEVEELTITERGQAATPKQVSVADYSNSTSAEALEGQLVTFTGFIFSVPDYSSGGANITVIDEDLNVVLIRAWESTGIDLTSITPNKWYEITAISSEYRGTYQVLPRSNADMKILEEQKEKPFYGGKEVLATVERVVDGDTVRLSTPVFGAKNVRFLNIDTLETYHSVRNELDENQMKHGKRAGDHLRTMLADGDEVILRIGEEPLDGYGRLLAEVITLDGVNTNYEMVLAGHAVTYFIWPFESDVVEKYGKALKEAKDAGLAIWNPEDPMMEYPFEFRAREGGSTPKRPVGDYRTKYYVPASEWRSVEPEYRVFFHTEEDAISAGYSPMPVSKLAVLQDIKAALVLYNSEDHLYKRSTFNVIFNQTNTVENHALKLELPKNERALQAHNHNYLRALEKLLLDLEKEYSNENLSESAYDAIYGLVEVVLSKEAMELEELAS; this is encoded by the coding sequence ATGCAGAATAGTAGATTCAAGCAAATTTTTTCTGTGATGATCGCCCTATTTTTAGTAATTGGCTTAATCACACCTGCTTCAAACAGTTCGGCTGCAACAACTAATTCGTTAACCGTTGCAGAAGCAATTGCAAATAACACGGGGAAAGGTACAGTTGTGGGGTATATTGTAGGTACTTCTAGAACTGGATCTAGTCTTGGAACTGGAACATTTGAGAACTTTACGGTAAACACGAATGTTCTAATTGCAGACACTCCAAGTGAAACAGACCTAAATAAAATGATTCCAGTACAGCTTCCTAATAACACTATTCGCACAGCTGTAAACTTAGTAGACAATCCTACTAATTTAGGAAAAAAGTTTTCGTTCACTGGAAATTTAGCACTTTATTTCGGAGTACCAGGTTTAAGGGATCTGTCTGGATATGAATTCATCGGTGACAAGGATGGCACAAACCCAGATCCAACACCGGAACCACCAGGTGATGAAGATCCAGTAGTAGATGCTATTACTGTAAGGCAAGCTATCGATAACAATAGCGGAACCGCAACAGTCGAAGGGTTTATTGTTGGTACAAGAAACGACTTTGAAGGTCCATTTACAGCTGCAACTAACATCCAAATTGCGGATCACCCACATGAAAGAGCACTAATAAATACATTACCAGTTCAATTGACAACAGGTGTAATTCGCAATAGTTTAAATTTAGTAGATAATCCAGATTTATTAGGGAAGAAAATTAGAATTACAGGTAATCTAGAATCATATTTTACTGTTCCTGGTTTAAAAAGTCCAACATCATTTGAAATCTTAGAAGATGGCGATATCCCAGAACTAATTATTCCTGAAGTATCTCTAAAAGAAGCTAGAGGAATGATTGGTCAAACGGTTATTACAGAAGGTGTTGTAAATGTGGATAACAACCTTTTACAGCCTGGTAGACTTTCTGTATACATTCAAGATGAAGATGCTGGAATTCAACTTTTCGCTTACCAAGCAAACCGATTCCCTGATATTAAAGAGGGCGACCGTGTACAGGTAAAAGGAAAAGTTGGAGTATATAATGGAGTAACACAAGTAGAAGTAGAAGAATTAACGATTACAGAGCGTGGACAAGCTGCCACTCCTAAACAAGTGTCTGTTGCAGACTATTCCAACAGTACTTCAGCAGAAGCGTTAGAAGGACAATTGGTAACGTTTACAGGATTCATTTTTAGTGTTCCTGATTACAGTTCAGGTGGAGCGAACATTACAGTTATAGATGAAGATTTAAATGTCGTACTTATTCGTGCTTGGGAGAGTACTGGTATCGACTTAACTAGTATTACACCTAACAAATGGTATGAAATCACTGCTATTTCTAGCGAATATCGTGGTACGTACCAAGTACTACCTAGATCAAATGCTGATATGAAAATATTAGAAGAGCAAAAAGAAAAACCTTTTTACGGTGGAAAAGAAGTTCTTGCAACTGTTGAGAGAGTAGTAGACGGGGACACAGTGCGTCTATCCACACCAGTTTTTGGAGCTAAAAATGTTCGTTTTTTAAACATCGACACATTAGAAACGTACCATTCAGTTCGAAATGAATTAGACGAAAACCAAATGAAACACGGAAAACGAGCTGGTGACCATTTGCGTACAATGCTTGCGGATGGCGATGAAGTTATTTTACGAATTGGTGAAGAGCCTCTAGATGGGTACGGCCGCTTATTAGCAGAAGTTATCACACTAGACGGTGTGAATACAAACTATGAAATGGTACTAGCTGGTCATGCAGTTACATATTTTATATGGCCCTTTGAAAGTGATGTAGTAGAAAAATACGGTAAAGCGTTAAAAGAAGCAAAAGACGCAGGTCTTGCCATTTGGAATCCGGAAGATCCAATGATGGAATATCCATTCGAATTCCGTGCTCGTGAAGGTGGATCTACACCAAAACGTCCAGTAGGAGATTATCGTACGAAATATTATGTACCAGCTTCTGAATGGCGTTCTGTTGAGCCAGAATATCGCGTGTTTTTCCATACAGAGGAAGATGCTATTTCGGCTGGTTACAGTCCAATGCCTGTTTCCAAGTTAGCTGTACTACAAGATATTAAAGCGGCGCTAGTTCTTTACAACAGTGAAGACCACTTATATAAACGTAGTACTTTCAACGTAATATTTAATCAAACAAACACAGTAGAAAATCACGCATTAAAATTAGAATTACCAAAAAATGAGCGAGCACTTCAAGCGCATAATCATAACTATCTACGTGCATTAGAAAAGTTATTACTTGATTTGGAAAAGGAATATTCCAATGAAAATCTAAGCGAATCAGCATACGATGCGATATACGGCTTAGTGGAAGTGGTGCTTTCTAAAGAAGCAATGGAACTAGAAGAACTAGCAAGTTAA